A stretch of DNA from Dokdonia sp. PRO95:
TACCTCTATAGTAGTTTCTAAATTTGCAAGAGTTTCTATCTCTGAAGACTCTTCGCTGGTGCACGCGCTTAGGAGGCACAACGCAACTAGTGCGTATAAAGTTTGGCTAATCAATTTCATAATTTGGGGTTATGAGTTTATTATGACTGCAAGATATAATTATTTTGCACTTAAACGTACATTTTGTGTACTTAATCGATGAAATACACAAAAAAAGTTGATTTGTAAGAAATTTCAAAGAAATAACTGTGTATTTCATCGATTTTTTTGAAAAAACCAATTCTTTTTAAAGATTCTTTCTCCTTATATTTAGACACTTACAAAATCGTAATCTCTATGAAAAAATTAGTTTTTGGCATTATTTCATGTCTTTTAATAATGTCTTGTGACATGCCAGTTAAAGAAAAAGCTTCTAAGGAAGTTGAAAATACTATTCCCGCAGATCAAAAATTTGGTCTTGTTATACATGGAGGAGCTGGTACTATTCTTAAAAAGAATATGACAGATTCACTAGAAAAAGCATATCGTCTTAAGCTGGAAGAAGCTACAAAGGCCGGTCATAAAATTCTAGCCGATGGTGGAACTAGTATGGAAGCCGTAACAGCAGCTATAAATATTATGGAAGACAGTCCTTTATTTAATGCAGGAAAAGGTGCGGTTTTTACACATGATGGTACAAATGAGCTTGACGCAAGTGTAATGGATGGTAAGACGCTTAATGCTGGAGCCATCTCTGGAGTAACAACAGTAAAAAATCCTATTGATCTTGCAGTAGCGGTTATGGATAAATCTGAGCATGTGATGTTGAGCGCAAAAGGAGCAGAGCAATTTGCAAAAGAGCAAGGACTAGAAATTGTAGATCCTTCTTATTTCTATACAGAAAGACGCTTCCAGTCATTGCAGAAAATTATAGATAAAGAAAAAACACAACTCGACCACGATGGTGATAAGAAGGTTGCATTTATGGATCCTTATATAAAGGACAGTAAATTTGGAACCGTAGGTTGTGCGGCGTTAGATAAGTATGGCAACCTTGCTGCAGGAACTTCTACAGGAGGAATGACTAATAAACGATATAATCGCATAGGTGATGCTCCTATTATAGGTTCTGGAACGTATGCAAATAATGCTACGTGTGCGGTAAGTAGTACAGGATGGGGAGAATTTTTTATAAGAGCTCAGGTAGCTCATGATATTTCGGCAATGATGGAATATAAAGGAGTAACACTTCAAGAAGCTGCTAGCGAAGTCATTCAAGAAAAAGTTCCAGCTTTAGGTGGCGATGGAGGAATTGTAGCGATAGATAAGGATGGAAATGTAGCTATGGAATTCAATACTGCTGGAATGTATCGTGCGCATATGAATGCTACTGGGGATCTAGACATCAAAATTTACAAGAATAATTAAAGAGTATTAACCTCATTAAATGGATAACTGAGCTTTGAGCTTAAGTGTTCAGCAATTTTATGGAGAGAGCTTGTCCTGAATGTGGAGATAAAATAATAGGTCGCGCAGATAAAAAATTCTGTAGTGACTCATGTCGTAATTCTCATAATAACAAACAAAATAAGGACTCAAAGAATATCATGCGCAATACTAATAATGTATTGCGCAAGAATTATCGCATCTTAGAGCGTCTCAATCCAGAAGACAAAACGAGAACAACCAAGTCCAAGCTCAACGCAGCTGGATTTAACTTCAATATATTTACCAGTATTTATACCACAAAGGCTGGGACAGTATATTACTTTGTGTATGATCAAGGCTACTTGCCGCTTGAAGGTGATTTTTATGCGCTTGTGAAGCGTGCATAAATCTTAGTATTCGCTCATTTTTTTAATATTTATGACCTACCATATAGAAACAGAACACCTAATCTTACGCGAGGTGCGTATAGAAGATACGGGAAACATGTATCGACTAGATAGCGATGCCTTAGTGCATCAATATCTAGGTAAAAATCCTATTAAATGTATGGGTAAGGCAAGGGCGTATGTAGATTATATACGTATGCAATATGAAACTTACGGTATAGGACGCTGGGCAGCGATAGAGAAAAGTAGTGGAGACTGGATAGGGTGGACAGGACTTAAATATAACTTTGAGCAGGAAATGAATGGCCACACTAATTTTTATGATATTGGCTATCGTTTTATGCCTGAGTATTGGGGTAAAGGTTATGCAACCGAATCTTCAATTGCGGCAAGAGATTACTTTTTTGAACATTTTCCAAATACAAAACTCTGCGGCATGGCAGAGTTAGGGAATAAAGCATCTTGCAGAGTACTAGAAAAGATAGGCCTCGAGCGCAAGAATAATTTTATATATGAAGCCCAACAAGTAAAACTCGCCTGGTTTGAAAAAATGCCATAACAGCTTATTTCCAAGTCTGACCGTTGAGTGCTAGAGCAGCTTTAAGAACGTCTTTCTGGCTTATTTGGCCTACAAGCTTGCCGTTTTCTACAATAGGAAAACGCCTGTGTTTTGACTCCAAAAATTTATTTGCTGCATC
This window harbors:
- a CDS encoding isoaspartyl peptidase/L-asparaginase; the encoded protein is MKKLVFGIISCLLIMSCDMPVKEKASKEVENTIPADQKFGLVIHGGAGTILKKNMTDSLEKAYRLKLEEATKAGHKILADGGTSMEAVTAAINIMEDSPLFNAGKGAVFTHDGTNELDASVMDGKTLNAGAISGVTTVKNPIDLAVAVMDKSEHVMLSAKGAEQFAKEQGLEIVDPSYFYTERRFQSLQKIIDKEKTQLDHDGDKKVAFMDPYIKDSKFGTVGCAALDKYGNLAAGTSTGGMTNKRYNRIGDAPIIGSGTYANNATCAVSSTGWGEFFIRAQVAHDISAMMEYKGVTLQEAASEVIQEKVPALGGDGGIVAIDKDGNVAMEFNTAGMYRAHMNATGDLDIKIYKNN
- a CDS encoding GNAT family N-acetyltransferase, with protein sequence MTYHIETEHLILREVRIEDTGNMYRLDSDALVHQYLGKNPIKCMGKARAYVDYIRMQYETYGIGRWAAIEKSSGDWIGWTGLKYNFEQEMNGHTNFYDIGYRFMPEYWGKGYATESSIAARDYFFEHFPNTKLCGMAELGNKASCRVLEKIGLERKNNFIYEAQQVKLAWFEKMP